The Leifsonia poae region CGATCACCGGCGACCTCGAGCTCCCACCGCTCGACTGAACCACGCTCGAATCTCGGGATACCCTCGAAGACCCCCGAACACGACGAGAACCGGGTGGTCCGAGTTCTCGTCGCGGCCGGCGAGGGCCGCTCGGCGGGCGGTCGGTCAGCGCCCGGCGCCCTCGGTCGGATACTCCACGTAGGCGAACGCCGAACCGTCGGGCGCCCAGCTGTTCACGTTGATCGTTCCCTGACCGCCGTTGAACTCGGCGACGGTTCGAGCGTTCGGCCAGTCGCCACCGTCGACGAGCATCAGCCGAACGGGCCGGTCGGCCGGGTGCCCCTCGGTTCCTTCGGGGAAGCTCAGGTATACCGCGCTGTCATGCGTCGGGGCGAGGTGGGGAAACCAGTTGACCCGTTCGTCGAAGGTGAGCTGTTCGAGCCCGGTGCCGTCTGGCCGGATCCTGGCGATCTGCGCCCGACCTCTCTCGAACTGCTCGGTGTTGAAGTAGATCCACCGACCAGTGGTGTCGTACTCGCATCCGTCTGCCGGACCGGGGTGCGTGGTGACCGCTCGGTCGCCGGTGCCGTCGACCGCGACCGTGTGGATGGTGGCCCGTGCGTACCAGTCGTCCCCGTCCGGCTCGAGTCGCACATACGCGAGAGTCGATCCGTCCGGCGAGACGCCGTGCAGAAAGTGCAGCGGACCCTGCTCACGAGTGATCCGGCGTGCCGTGCCACCAGCGAGTGAGGCCTCGTAGAGATGGAAGTCGTTCGCCGAGACGAAAATCGTGCCGTCATCGGTGGGCGAGAGAACGTGGTCGTTGTTCAGCTCGGGGACACCGTCGATGATGATCGGGTCGGGAGGGGCCGAGCCGTCCGCGGGCAGCGACCAGAGTCGGCCGCGGCCGTTCACGATCAGCCGACCGTCGCGCGTCCAATTGGGTGCCTCGAAGAGCGTCTCAGTGGTCTCAAAGACGGTCCGCCCTGCACCGCGCGCACAATCGAAGACCACGATCCGGCAGGTCTGCCCGGGCAGAAGCTCTCGATACGCCGTGGAGGTGTCGACCGTCGCCGTGCCTTCCGCCGTGCCTTCCGCCGCCGCATCTCCCGTCATCGCTCGCCGCCGAACGGGACGAAGTCGAACTCCTGAAAGGCGGCGACTTCAGGAATCCAGCGCGTGCCCACGAACGCGCGGTGGTCGGGATGCGCGTCGTAGGCGGCGTAGGCCGCCTCATCGGAGAAGTCCATGGAGAACTGCCAGCGGTATTCGCTCTGCGTTCCGATCTGACGGGCGATGCGGAAGGCAGACACCCCGGGAACACTCGGCAGCACCTCCGCCGCGGCCGAGAGGAAGTCGCGTTCGGCTTCGCTGTCGGCCGTGTGGACAAGCGCGAAGCAGACGGTGTGCTGAATCATGGGAGCCTTTCGTCGTCGAGGAGTGAGCGACAGCTCCGCCAGCTTAGCTCGTGCCAACTCAATCTTGGCGGAGTGGTCGTGGCGCTGTACACCGATGATTCAGCACGAACTAATAGCTCGTGCTATCCCGCCGAAACCGTACAACGACTCAAGGAGGAGCCGAAACCATTCCTGGCAGAAAAAGAACCACCCGCCACGACGAACCCGCCTCGATCATCGGCGGCGTGCTCGTCTTCTTCCTCGGCCTCATCGGCTTGGCCGCGTCGACGGATGTGCTCGGCCTCACCCTGTCGTGGCTCGTGGTTCAGATCGCGTCGAACGCCGTGACCGCCGCCCTCATCGCGAGCTTCGCCGACAATGTGCCGCAGGTGCTGCGCGGCCGCGCCTCCAGCGTGATCGCCCTCGCCCAGAATCTGACCATCCTCGCCCTGCTCGGTGCGCTCGTGATCATTCCGATCAAGCGCGTGCGCTGAGCGTCGGATGGCGGGCGCAAGTCGTTCCCCTGTCGTGGCGGATGCGATAATCGCGAGCATGGAGACAGGAGGAACGGCCTCGCATCCGTCCGCCCCGGGCGGTGTCCGCCGGCCGACGATGACGGATGTCGCCGAACGGGCCGGCGTCTCGCGGCAACTCGTCTCCATGGTGATGCGCGGCCTGCCCGGGCCGAGCGAGAGCTCCCGTCGGCTGATCTTCGACGCCGCGGCCGAGCTCGACTTCCGCCCGAACGCCTCCGCCCGGCTGTTGCGCCAGAAGCGCACCCGCCTGATCGGCGTGATGATCGCGTCCTCCAACGTCTTCGAACTGCGCGTGGTCGAGCGGCTCCTCGAGCGCGCGGCTGATCTCGGTTTCGGTGTCGTCCTCGGCCCCATGACCGAGCGGCGCTCG contains the following coding sequences:
- a CDS encoding Dabb family protein, which gives rise to MIQHTVCFALVHTADSEAERDFLSAAAEVLPSVPGVSAFRIARQIGTQSEYRWQFSMDFSDEAAYAAYDAHPDHRAFVGTRWIPEVAAFQEFDFVPFGGER
- a CDS encoding TolB family protein, whose protein sequence is MTGDAAAEGTAEGTATVDTSTAYRELLPGQTCRIVVFDCARGAGRTVFETTETLFEAPNWTRDGRLIVNGRGRLWSLPADGSAPPDPIIIDGVPELNNDHVLSPTDDGTIFVSANDFHLYEASLAGGTARRITREQGPLHFLHGVSPDGSTLAYVRLEPDGDDWYARATIHTVAVDGTGDRAVTTHPGPADGCEYDTTGRWIYFNTEQFERGRAQIARIRPDGTGLEQLTFDERVNWFPHLAPTHDSAVYLSFPEGTEGHPADRPVRLMLVDGGDWPNARTVAEFNGGQGTINVNSWAPDGSAFAYVEYPTEGAGR